A stretch of Spirosoma oryzicola DNA encodes these proteins:
- a CDS encoding NADH-quinone oxidoreductase subunit J family protein, which produces MTEFLNFFKTLTPTGYLFLALTALTIFSAIGVVTARNPIYSVLALIATFFCLSGHYVLLNAQFLAAVNIIVYAGAIMVLFLFTIMFLNLRKEEEESRTNLTKMASVIVGGLLMVMLITIFRAKSAQVPTVSQGSFNAKTGLVENLGSLLYSDYILPFELASVLFLIAMVGAVLLGKREAGDRHF; this is translated from the coding sequence ATGACAGAATTTTTAAATTTTTTTAAAACGTTAACGCCTACTGGCTATCTGTTTCTGGCGCTGACAGCCCTTACTATTTTTAGCGCTATTGGCGTTGTTACCGCTCGCAATCCGATTTATAGCGTGCTTGCTCTGATCGCTACATTTTTCTGCCTATCAGGCCACTATGTATTGTTAAACGCTCAGTTCCTGGCAGCGGTCAACATCATTGTGTACGCGGGAGCAATCATGGTACTCTTTCTGTTTACGATCATGTTTCTGAACCTGCGGAAAGAGGAAGAAGAGTCAAGAACCAATCTGACCAAAATGGCGTCCGTGATCGTCGGTGGTCTGCTTATGGTGATGCTGATTACCATTTTCAGAGCAAAAAGCGCGCAAGTTCCAACGGTCAGCCAAGGATCATTTAATGCCAAAACGGGTCTAGTAGAAAACCTCGGAAGTTTGCTGTACAGCGATTACATTCTGCCATTTGAATTAGCATCAGTCCTTTTCCTGATAGCCATGGTTGGTGCAGTGCTGCTGGGCAAACGGGAAGCGGGCGACCGTCATTTTTGA
- the nuoH gene encoding NADH-quinone oxidoreductase subunit NuoH yields MDLTVLIVRGIIILVLFVITLVIAAYSTYGERKVAAFLQDRLGPNRAGPWGLMQPLADAGKMFFKEDFIPSQASKWLFILGPCLAMLTALMSSAVIPFGDSIRFAWNNINYDVTLQGTEINIGVLYIFGVVSLGVYGVMVGGWASNNKFSLLGAIRAASQNISYEIALGLSIIAILMMTGSLSLRAIVNEQASFFEWNVFTQPLGFVIFLTCAFAECNRTPFDLPECETELVGGYHTEYSSMKLGFYLFAEYINMFVSSAFISTLYFGGFHYPFMNEVGAALETSLGAVTGHNLATAIQFVIFFGKIFFFIFFFMWVRWTLPRFRYDQLMNLGWKMFIPLAILNVIVTGAGLLFNIKYASWLIAIVMIVLAATSMSRAPKREIVPQQS; encoded by the coding sequence ATGGATCTGACCGTATTAATCGTTAGAGGAATCATTATCCTGGTACTCTTTGTGATAACGCTCGTCATCGCAGCCTACTCCACTTATGGAGAGCGTAAGGTAGCCGCGTTCTTGCAGGATCGTCTTGGACCAAACCGCGCAGGCCCCTGGGGGCTGATGCAACCCCTTGCCGATGCGGGCAAGATGTTTTTTAAAGAGGATTTCATTCCTTCCCAGGCGAGCAAATGGCTTTTTATTCTGGGACCTTGCCTAGCCATGCTGACAGCACTGATGTCGAGTGCCGTTATTCCGTTTGGCGACAGCATCCGGTTTGCCTGGAACAACATCAACTACGATGTTACTCTACAAGGTACTGAAATCAACATTGGCGTACTGTACATTTTCGGCGTAGTATCACTGGGCGTGTATGGCGTTATGGTTGGCGGCTGGGCGTCGAACAACAAGTTTTCGTTGCTGGGTGCCATCAGAGCGGCTTCACAAAACATCAGCTACGAGATCGCGCTGGGTCTTTCCATAATCGCGATCCTGATGATGACTGGTTCTTTGTCGCTGCGGGCCATCGTTAACGAGCAAGCTAGCTTTTTTGAGTGGAACGTATTCACCCAGCCGCTGGGCTTCGTCATTTTCTTGACCTGCGCTTTTGCGGAGTGTAACCGTACCCCGTTCGACCTACCTGAGTGCGAAACGGAACTTGTTGGTGGTTACCATACCGAATACAGCTCGATGAAGCTTGGCTTCTACCTCTTCGCGGAGTACATCAACATGTTTGTTTCATCGGCATTCATTTCAACGTTGTATTTCGGTGGCTTCCATTACCCATTCATGAACGAAGTGGGAGCCGCTCTCGAAACTAGTCTGGGCGCAGTAACCGGGCATAACTTAGCCACGGCTATTCAGTTTGTGATTTTCTTCGGTAAGATCTTCTTCTTTATTTTCTTCTTTATGTGGGTACGCTGGACGCTTCCTCGCTTCCGCTACGACCAACTGATGAATCTGGGCTGGAAGATGTTTATTCCGCTAGCGATTCTCAATGTGATTGTGACCGGAGCAGGCTTGCTTTTCAATATCAAATACGCGAGTTGGTTAATCGCTATTGTGATGATTGTACTCGCTGCAACATCAATGTCACGCGCGCCTAAACGAGAAATTGTTCCGCAACAGTCCTAA
- a CDS encoding NADH-quinone oxidoreductase subunit A: MNATYLPADYLPVLIQLGLALGFIITTMFVTHAIGPKRNSEKKDDPFECGIPVQGDARTPISIKYFLIAILFVLFDVEVIFLYPWAVNFKGLGMTGFIEMVLFMGLLLAGFYYIIRKGVLKWE, translated from the coding sequence ATGAACGCGACTTACCTACCGGCCGACTATCTGCCGGTGCTCATTCAGCTTGGTTTAGCCCTTGGTTTCATCATCACAACGATGTTTGTAACCCATGCCATTGGTCCCAAGCGGAACAGTGAGAAAAAAGATGATCCATTTGAGTGCGGTATTCCTGTTCAGGGTGATGCACGCACGCCAATCTCGATCAAGTATTTTCTGATCGCTATCCTGTTCGTTTTGTTCGACGTGGAAGTAATCTTTTTGTACCCATGGGCTGTTAATTTCAAAGGGCTTGGCATGACCGGTTTTATTGAAATGGTTTTGTTTATGGGCTTGTTGCTGGCTGGTTTCTATTACATCATCCGCAAGGGTGTTTTGAAGTGGGAATAG
- the nuoF gene encoding NADH-quinone oxidoreductase subunit NuoF produces MATKILTEHINVPGIETFDVYRKQGGYTAVEKALKTMTPDEIVEEVKKAGVRGRGGAGFPMGMKWSFLAKPEGVPRYLVCNADESEPGTFKDHYLMKNLPHLLIEGMIVSSFALGANKSFIYVRGELMYVIRILEKAIAEAEAKGFLGKNILGTGYDLELVVQPGGGAYICGEETALLESLEGKRGNPRNKPPFPAVKGLYQCPTVVNNVESIATTSWIVNNGGDAYAAIGIGRSTGTKLISASGHINKPGVYEIELGVPVEDFIYADEWCGGIRTGHKFKALVAGGSSVPILPANLALTLANGEKRLMSYESLSDGGFATGTMLGSGGFIVFDETSCIVRNTWNFSRFYHHESCGQCSPCREGTGWMEKVLHRIEYGHGHQQDIDLLVDVAKKIEGNTICPLGDAAAWPVASAIRHFRDEFQWHIDNPSEATQPGAVYRGEMALV; encoded by the coding sequence ATGGCTACTAAAATATTAACTGAACATATTAACGTTCCGGGCATCGAAACTTTTGATGTATACCGGAAACAAGGTGGCTACACCGCCGTTGAGAAGGCACTAAAGACAATGACACCCGATGAAATTGTCGAAGAAGTGAAAAAAGCGGGTGTTCGGGGCCGGGGCGGAGCAGGTTTCCCAATGGGGATGAAATGGAGCTTTCTGGCCAAACCGGAAGGTGTTCCCCGTTATCTCGTTTGTAACGCTGACGAATCGGAGCCCGGCACATTCAAAGATCATTATCTGATGAAAAATCTTCCTCACCTATTGATTGAGGGAATGATTGTTTCATCGTTTGCGCTTGGTGCCAACAAGTCGTTCATCTACGTGCGGGGTGAACTGATGTACGTAATCCGTATTCTCGAAAAAGCCATTGCCGAGGCAGAAGCCAAAGGTTTCTTGGGAAAGAATATCCTCGGTACCGGTTATGACCTCGAACTGGTCGTGCAACCCGGTGGTGGTGCGTATATCTGTGGTGAAGAAACCGCTCTGCTGGAATCGCTGGAAGGAAAACGTGGTAACCCACGGAATAAGCCACCGTTCCCAGCTGTCAAAGGTTTGTACCAATGCCCAACGGTAGTCAACAACGTCGAATCGATTGCGACGACCTCCTGGATTGTCAACAATGGCGGTGATGCGTACGCAGCGATTGGTATTGGTCGTAGTACGGGCACCAAACTGATTTCGGCTTCTGGTCACATCAACAAACCGGGCGTTTACGAAATTGAGTTAGGAGTTCCAGTCGAAGATTTTATCTACGCGGACGAATGGTGTGGTGGCATCCGGACTGGTCATAAGTTTAAAGCACTCGTAGCGGGTGGTTCTTCCGTCCCCATTCTCCCGGCGAATCTGGCCTTGACACTAGCCAACGGCGAAAAGCGGTTGATGAGCTACGAATCGTTATCCGATGGTGGTTTCGCAACAGGTACTATGCTCGGTTCGGGCGGGTTTATTGTTTTCGACGAAACGTCCTGTATCGTTCGTAACACATGGAATTTCTCCCGCTTCTACCACCACGAGTCTTGTGGCCAATGCAGCCCCTGCCGCGAAGGTACCGGTTGGATGGAAAAAGTACTGCACCGGATCGAATACGGTCATGGCCATCAGCAGGATATTGATCTGCTGGTAGATGTAGCCAAGAAAATTGAAGGAAATACCATCTGCCCGCTTGGTGATGCTGCTGCGTGGCCTGTTGCCAGTGCGATACGGCATTTCCGTGATGAGTTTCAGTGGCATATAGACAACCCATCCGAAGCGACACAGCCCGGTGCTGTTTATCGGGGCGAGATGGCTTTGGTATAA
- a CDS encoding sialate O-acetylesterase, translating to MKKCFSVYIFLLFGLIATLYRTQAQTTNQIVKITYPESRAVFQRGNDDFSTIYISGNYYQPVDSVQARVVAEQSGQGINTEWATVQRNPQGGIFQSSLRAKGGWYRLEVQAFSGGAIVGTDVIRKVGVGEVFIITGQSNAQGFQNFGALGASDDRVNCVTYDNSTANSLNDPPAPTFQQLGASSLIGPRGQSAWCWGVLGDLIAKQYNVPVLFINTAWQATTINNWKESADGQITKNIFALGTPNENFPAGMPYANLLIALRYYCSLQGLRAVLWQQGENDNVPLHSSRKVYSEGMQYLVNKTRSDTDRYPAWVLARSSYNVGEVSQDIIQAQNDVINTYNNNVFAGPFTDNIQIPRYEGNVHFGGEGLQQLGQAWFNSLNAIFFATSRPLTPLPSPAVTVACGSNNNLTVSLPSLYRSYTWNNGQTSRTINVNQPGVYRATLKDNTGNTYLSPAIDVQGIIQPTVPTIALNTQPNQAATSQQQVCADSALVLTASSSAGSIPLWSTGISSKTISLTASGTYSAQAINVYGCKSAQSSPITLTVRPKLFVPVVEQVGTYSLEAALPAPTSGGTDQFDWRRANDLIPQTSSVVKVIVSGSYSARTKTTFTLNGSQNLTCYSDYSAPREFVFDQTTGGVSVYPNPSTDGMVTVETEENLKDALVDVYSMTGQQLSSYVVPLFNERKAVDLSGLAKGEYIIRIRAAGFNVSRRVIVAQ from the coding sequence ATGAAAAAATGTTTTAGTGTATATATTTTTCTGCTATTTGGTTTAATAGCTACGCTCTACCGCACGCAGGCACAAACGACCAACCAGATAGTTAAGATCACTTACCCCGAAAGCCGTGCCGTTTTTCAACGAGGTAATGATGATTTCAGCACCATTTACATTTCGGGAAATTATTACCAGCCCGTAGACAGCGTCCAGGCCCGCGTTGTTGCGGAGCAGTCGGGTCAGGGAATCAATACCGAATGGGCCACTGTTCAGCGGAATCCCCAGGGTGGCATCTTCCAAAGCTCCTTACGGGCAAAGGGCGGCTGGTACCGGCTGGAAGTGCAGGCTTTTTCGGGGGGCGCAATCGTAGGTACGGATGTTATCCGTAAAGTTGGTGTCGGCGAAGTGTTTATCATTACCGGACAGTCCAACGCACAGGGTTTTCAGAATTTTGGCGCATTGGGTGCTTCGGATGATCGAGTGAACTGCGTTACGTATGACAACAGTACGGCTAACTCACTGAACGATCCGCCAGCTCCTACTTTTCAGCAACTAGGTGCAAGTTCATTGATCGGTCCACGGGGGCAAAGCGCCTGGTGCTGGGGTGTTCTTGGCGACTTGATTGCTAAGCAGTACAACGTTCCCGTATTGTTTATCAATACAGCCTGGCAGGCAACCACCATAAACAACTGGAAAGAAAGCGCGGACGGTCAAATAACTAAAAACATATTTGCCCTTGGTACGCCCAACGAGAATTTTCCCGCTGGAATGCCCTACGCAAACCTGCTGATTGCCCTCCGCTACTACTGTTCCCTTCAGGGATTGCGGGCAGTGCTGTGGCAGCAGGGCGAAAACGACAACGTCCCGCTGCATTCCAGCCGAAAAGTGTATAGCGAGGGGATGCAGTACTTGGTCAATAAGACCCGCTCTGATACAGATCGCTATCCAGCCTGGGTGCTGGCCCGGTCGTCGTACAACGTAGGCGAGGTTAGTCAGGACATTATCCAGGCTCAGAACGACGTTATCAACACCTATAACAACAACGTATTTGCAGGACCTTTTACCGATAATATTCAGATTCCCCGTTATGAGGGTAATGTACACTTTGGTGGTGAAGGCTTACAGCAGCTCGGCCAAGCCTGGTTTAATAGTTTGAACGCCATATTTTTTGCGACATCGCGCCCGCTCACTCCGCTTCCTTCGCCTGCGGTAACCGTAGCTTGCGGGTCGAACAATAACTTAACCGTTAGCTTGCCCAGCTTATACCGATCATATACGTGGAATAACGGTCAGACATCACGGACCATCAACGTCAATCAGCCCGGCGTTTATCGGGCAACCCTGAAAGACAATACAGGCAATACCTACCTGTCACCAGCCATCGATGTACAGGGTATTATTCAGCCAACAGTTCCTACCATCGCTTTGAACACGCAGCCGAATCAGGCAGCGACTTCTCAGCAACAGGTCTGCGCCGACTCGGCCTTAGTGCTCACGGCTAGTTCGTCGGCGGGTAGCATACCCTTGTGGAGTACAGGAATCAGTAGTAAAACAATATCATTGACGGCATCGGGCACTTACTCGGCTCAGGCAATCAATGTGTACGGTTGTAAATCAGCCCAATCGTCGCCTATTACCCTGACGGTTCGTCCTAAGCTGTTCGTTCCTGTTGTCGAGCAAGTCGGTACATATTCGCTGGAAGCCGCTTTACCCGCACCAACCAGTGGTGGTACTGACCAGTTCGACTGGCGACGGGCTAATGACCTCATTCCCCAGACTAGTTCAGTAGTCAAGGTTATCGTCAGTGGCAGCTACTCCGCCCGTACCAAAACGACTTTCACTCTGAACGGTAGCCAGAATTTGACCTGCTATTCGGACTATAGCGCACCCAGAGAGTTTGTATTTGACCAGACTACTGGTGGCGTCAGCGTTTATCCGAACCCGTCAACGGATGGTATGGTAACCGTTGAAACTGAAGAGAACCTGAAAGATGCGCTCGTTGACGTTTACTCCATGACCGGCCAGCAATTATCCTCCTACGTGGTACCGTTGTTCAATGAGCGAAAAGCGGTAGACCTGTCAGGACTTGCTAAAGGTGAATACATTATCCGGATTCGGGCAGCTGGGTTCAACGTATCCCGGCGCGTGATCGTTGCTCAGTAA
- a CDS encoding 2Fe-2S iron-sulfur cluster-binding protein, producing MEDVKPQLLKVTIDGIEVEVEPGTTILQAARKIGPEVAPPAMCYYQPLKGSGGKCRACLVRVAAGSAKDPRPMPKLVASCLTAVQDGMIVENTTSPQVIDARNGVVEFLLLNHPLDCPVCDQAGECDLQNFSFDHGKATTRYEEDRRTFEKNDLGPYIQLHMTRCILCYRCVYTADQITNKRVHGVLGRGDAAEIGTYIEKAIDNDFSGNVIDVCPVGALTDKTYRFKNRVWFTKPVDAHRDCPTCSGNVTLWYRGDEVIRVTARKNEWNEVTEFICNTCRFEKKKTSDWTIEGPTKISRSSVISANKYRADTIKPSFGQRLAAAEYKEIHEERDTSQLKIQQLPPERFAKLPSAMEPEP from the coding sequence ATGGAAGATGTAAAGCCGCAACTGTTGAAAGTCACCATCGACGGAATCGAAGTCGAGGTGGAACCGGGCACAACCATTTTGCAGGCCGCCCGCAAAATTGGTCCGGAGGTGGCTCCTCCTGCCATGTGCTATTATCAGCCCTTGAAAGGCAGTGGCGGCAAATGTCGGGCGTGTTTGGTTCGGGTAGCCGCAGGTTCGGCTAAAGACCCACGGCCAATGCCTAAACTGGTCGCTTCGTGTCTGACAGCCGTACAGGATGGTATGATCGTCGAGAACACAACCAGCCCACAAGTAATTGACGCCCGCAATGGTGTTGTTGAATTTTTGTTGCTTAACCACCCGCTGGACTGCCCCGTTTGCGATCAGGCCGGCGAATGTGATCTTCAAAACTTTTCTTTTGATCATGGCAAAGCAACGACACGTTACGAAGAAGATCGCCGGACGTTCGAGAAAAACGACCTCGGTCCCTACATTCAGTTGCACATGACGCGTTGCATTCTGTGCTATCGTTGCGTGTATACAGCCGATCAGATCACGAACAAACGCGTTCATGGCGTGTTAGGTCGGGGTGACGCAGCCGAAATCGGAACGTACATCGAAAAAGCGATTGATAACGATTTCTCGGGTAACGTCATCGATGTTTGTCCGGTTGGTGCACTAACCGATAAAACCTACCGGTTCAAAAACCGGGTTTGGTTTACAAAACCCGTCGATGCACACCGCGATTGTCCAACCTGCTCGGGTAACGTAACGCTTTGGTATCGTGGCGACGAGGTGATCCGGGTAACGGCTCGCAAAAACGAGTGGAACGAGGTTACCGAGTTTATCTGTAATACCTGCCGCTTCGAGAAAAAGAAAACCAGTGACTGGACGATTGAGGGACCAACCAAGATCTCACGCAGTTCTGTCATTTCGGCCAACAAATACCGGGCAGACACGATTAAACCGAGTTTCGGTCAGCGGTTAGCAGCAGCGGAGTATAAAGAAATTCACGAAGAGCGGGATACGTCGCAATTGAAAATTCAACAGTTGCCACCTGAGCGTTTTGCCAAGTTGCCGTCGGCAATGGAGCCCGAACCTTGA
- a CDS encoding NuoI/complex I 23 kDa subunit family protein yields the protein MQLTNRSKQVSNKEMTLAEKMYLPAVISGLGITIRHLFRKKVTIQYPEVKKYLGPIYRGHHVLKRDEQGRERCTACGLCAVACPAEAISMVAAERKKGEEKLYREEKYAAVYEINMLRCIFCGLCEEACPKQAVYLRHDRMVPVFQERDQVIYGKDRLVEKMDDRYVRAANSEVKATPTEPSLTRAAT from the coding sequence ATGCAACTAACGAATCGCTCAAAACAAGTCAGCAATAAAGAAATGACGCTGGCGGAAAAAATGTACCTCCCCGCCGTTATCAGCGGGTTGGGTATAACGATCCGTCACTTGTTTCGGAAGAAAGTGACTATTCAATACCCGGAGGTAAAAAAATACCTGGGTCCAATTTACCGTGGGCATCACGTTCTCAAACGTGATGAGCAAGGCCGTGAACGCTGCACCGCCTGTGGTTTATGTGCGGTTGCCTGCCCAGCCGAGGCCATTTCGATGGTAGCTGCCGAACGCAAGAAAGGCGAAGAGAAGCTCTATCGGGAAGAGAAATACGCTGCGGTTTACGAAATCAACATGCTGCGTTGTATCTTCTGTGGCCTCTGCGAAGAAGCTTGCCCCAAGCAGGCCGTTTATCTGCGTCACGACCGCATGGTACCTGTCTTTCAGGAGCGCGATCAGGTTATTTACGGTAAAGATCGTCTTGTCGAGAAAATGGATGACCGGTATGTTCGCGCGGCCAATTCAGAAGTAAAAGCTACGCCAACAGAACCTAGTCTGACACGGGCTGCCACCTAG
- the nuoE gene encoding NADH-quinone oxidoreductase subunit NuoE, with the protein MSKTVENKTVVFTPERVAKAQEIIARYPADRQKSALLPLLHLLQEQEGWTSPEGMDYVARLLDIQPIEVYEVATFYTMYHIDPVGQHVIEYCRTGPCCLMGGEDVLAHLKHRLGIDTGQTTVDGRFTLKEVECLAACGMGPVFQIREKYYMNLTNERVDEIIDELSK; encoded by the coding sequence ATGAGTAAGACTGTTGAAAATAAAACGGTAGTTTTTACACCGGAGCGTGTAGCAAAAGCACAGGAAATAATAGCCCGCTATCCGGCAGATCGGCAGAAATCGGCTTTGTTACCCTTACTTCACCTGTTGCAGGAACAAGAAGGCTGGACAAGTCCGGAAGGTATGGACTACGTAGCCCGGCTACTCGATATCCAGCCCATTGAGGTGTATGAAGTAGCGACGTTCTACACCATGTACCACATTGATCCCGTTGGTCAGCATGTAATTGAATACTGCCGTACGGGTCCATGCTGCCTGATGGGTGGCGAAGATGTGCTAGCTCACCTGAAGCATCGCCTTGGCATTGATACCGGTCAGACAACGGTGGATGGGCGTTTTACGCTTAAGGAAGTAGAATGCTTAGCGGCTTGTGGCATGGGTCCGGTATTTCAGATTCGGGAGAAGTACTACATGAATCTGACCAACGAGCGTGTAGACGAGATTATTGACGAATTGTCGAAGTAA
- the nuoD gene encoding NADH dehydrogenase (quinone) subunit D, giving the protein MVSEELDIANKNLPAEQGPVQYVNELTTLNLGPTHPATHGIFQNILQMDGEKIVSGEQTIGYIHRAFEKIAERRPFYQITTLTDRMNYCSSPINNMGWHMTVEKLLGIDVPKRAQYIRVIMMELARIADHIICNAILGADTGALTGFTYIFQEREKIYDIYEEVCGARLTTNMGRIGGMERDLSPTAIRKIKEFLDRFPKVLTEFENLFNRNRIFMDRVVNVGGISAERALSYGFTGPNLRAAGVDYDVRVMNPYSSYQDFEFDIPVGQSGDTYDRYMVRGEEMWQSLRIIKQAIDNLPEGSHYADAPQYYLPPKQEVYKNMEALIYHFKIVMGEIDAPVGEVYHAVEGGNGELGFYLISDGGRAPYRLHFRRPCFIYYQAYPEMCKGMTLSDAIIIMSSMNVIAGELDA; this is encoded by the coding sequence ATGGTTTCTGAAGAACTCGATATAGCGAATAAAAACCTGCCTGCCGAACAAGGTCCTGTTCAGTACGTTAACGAACTGACCACGCTTAACCTTGGGCCAACGCACCCTGCTACTCACGGTATTTTCCAGAACATTCTGCAAATGGATGGGGAGAAAATCGTATCGGGCGAGCAGACAATTGGCTATATCCACCGGGCCTTTGAAAAAATTGCAGAACGGCGTCCTTTCTACCAGATTACGACGCTTACCGACCGCATGAATTACTGCTCGTCGCCCATCAACAACATGGGCTGGCACATGACGGTTGAGAAACTGCTCGGCATTGACGTTCCTAAGCGCGCTCAATACATCCGTGTCATTATGATGGAGCTGGCCCGCATTGCTGACCACATCATTTGTAACGCCATTCTGGGTGCTGATACGGGTGCGCTCACCGGTTTTACGTACATATTCCAGGAGCGTGAGAAAATTTACGATATCTACGAAGAAGTTTGTGGAGCTCGTCTGACGACTAACATGGGCCGGATCGGTGGCATGGAGCGCGACCTTTCTCCTACTGCTATTCGGAAGATAAAAGAATTCCTGGACCGTTTTCCAAAAGTACTGACTGAGTTTGAAAACCTGTTCAACCGCAACCGGATTTTCATGGATCGGGTTGTGAACGTCGGTGGCATTTCGGCAGAACGTGCGCTCAGCTACGGTTTCACGGGTCCGAATCTACGGGCCGCCGGTGTTGACTACGATGTTCGCGTTATGAACCCGTACTCGTCGTACCAAGATTTCGAATTCGACATTCCCGTTGGTCAGAGCGGTGATACGTATGATCGTTACATGGTTCGTGGGGAGGAGATGTGGCAAAGTCTGCGCATCATCAAACAGGCGATTGACAACCTGCCCGAAGGCTCTCATTACGCCGATGCCCCTCAGTATTACCTTCCTCCCAAACAGGAAGTTTACAAAAACATGGAGGCTCTTATCTATCACTTCAAGATTGTGATGGGTGAAATCGACGCCCCTGTTGGTGAGGTTTACCACGCGGTTGAAGGTGGTAACGGCGAGTTGGGCTTTTATCTGATCAGCGACGGGGGCCGGGCTCCTTACCGGTTACACTTCCGTCGTCCATGCTTTATCTACTACCAGGCTTACCCTGAAATGTGTAAAGGTATGACGCTGTCAGACGCCATTATTATCATGAGTAGTATGAACGTCATTGCTGGTGAATTAGATGCGTAA
- a CDS encoding NADH-quinone oxidoreductase subunit B, with product MATDIKLAEAPPSYDGQGFSATSFDKVIGLARANSLWPLPFATSCCGIEFMATLASDWDLGRFGSERNSFSPRQADMLLVAGTIAKKMGPVVKQVYLQMAEPRWVVAIGACASSGGIFDTYSVLQGIDRIIPVDVYVPGCPPRPEQIIEGVMQIQELAKNESLRRRNTEEYQKLLNSYNIQ from the coding sequence ATGGCAACTGACATTAAGCTGGCCGAAGCTCCGCCTAGTTATGACGGGCAGGGATTCTCTGCCACTTCTTTCGATAAAGTAATTGGACTGGCCCGGGCAAATTCGCTCTGGCCACTGCCATTTGCAACCTCATGCTGCGGCATTGAATTCATGGCTACCCTGGCTTCCGACTGGGATTTAGGTCGTTTTGGCTCTGAACGGAACAGCTTTTCGCCCCGTCAGGCTGATATGCTTCTGGTAGCCGGTACCATTGCAAAAAAAATGGGACCTGTTGTCAAGCAGGTATATTTACAGATGGCTGAACCGCGCTGGGTGGTGGCTATTGGGGCATGCGCGTCGAGCGGTGGTATTTTCGATACCTACAGCGTGTTGCAGGGTATTGACCGGATCATTCCGGTTGACGTATACGTACCTGGTTGCCCACCACGTCCTGAACAGATTATTGAAGGAGTCATGCAGATTCAGGAGCTGGCCAAAAACGAATCGCTGCGCCGTCGTAATACAGAAGAATACCAGAAGTTGTTGAACTCGTATAATATTCAGTAA
- a CDS encoding NADH-quinone oxidoreductase subunit C: MLTNESVAQTIITQFGEAVSDFDDPYDLLTFSTTRETIISLITFLKEHSTLQVGFLTDITAVHYPDSPGKEFCVVYHLHSLINNLRLRVKVYLSNEDLHIPTAIPLFMSANWMERETFDLFGIIFDGHPDLRRILNMEEMDYHPMRKEYPLEDQTREDKIDALFGR, translated from the coding sequence ATGCTGACGAACGAATCAGTCGCGCAAACCATCATTACTCAATTTGGTGAAGCCGTTAGTGATTTTGACGATCCTTATGATCTGCTAACATTTTCGACTACCCGCGAGACAATCATTTCGCTCATCACTTTTCTGAAAGAGCACTCGACTTTGCAGGTTGGTTTTCTGACCGATATCACAGCCGTTCATTATCCTGATTCTCCCGGAAAAGAGTTCTGCGTTGTGTATCACTTGCACAGCCTGATCAACAACCTCCGGCTACGCGTTAAAGTCTATCTGTCGAACGAGGATCTTCACATTCCAACGGCTATTCCGCTGTTCATGAGCGCGAACTGGATGGAACGCGAAACTTTTGACCTGTTCGGTATTATCTTCGATGGTCATCCGGATTTACGTCGAATCCTGAACATGGAAGAAATGGATTATCACCCAATGCGCAAAGAATATCCGCTTGAAGATCAAACTCGGGAGGATAAGATCGACGCCTTGTTTGGACGATAA